GGCTGCGCAGAGGGGGATGATCGGCGGCAAGGTTAATGCGTAATGTGATTTATGCACGTGCAGGCGTGCCAGCAGGCGACCTTATGGCGCTAATAATGCTGCCAAACGTTTCACTGCAGCTTGTGCTTCTTCCGCGCTGGTAAAACTGGTAAATCCCATCAATAGCCCGTTCTGCTGCCGGGTGCCTGCCTCCCATTCACTGAGCGCCCTGACACCAAGCCCTGCGGCCCGAGCCGCTGTCGCCAGCGTTTTATCGCACTGATGCTCGTTCAGCCAGGCCAGAACCTGGATTCCCCCGGCCTGCGGCTGGATGCGCAGAGAGGAGCCGATAATGCTTTCAAGTGCCTCCACAAGATAACCGCGTCTGACGGCGTACAACTGGCGCATTTTGCGCAAATGGCGGACAAAATGCCCCTGTTGCATGAACGCCGCCACCATCGCTTGCGGCAGAATTGATCCCGGTCCAGGCCAGTGATTAACCGCCTCGTGAAAGGTCTGTTGCAAAGCGGGGGGCACCACCAGGTAGGCCAGACGCAAGCCGGGAAACAGGACCTTACTGAAGGTTCCGGTATAAAGCACACGCTGCTCATGATCGAGACTTTTCAGGGCCGGTAGCGGATGCCCGTGGTAACGGAATTCACTGTCGTAGTCATCCTCAATGATCCAGGCATCTTTTTGGTTCGCCCACGCCAGCAACGCCAGACGTCGGGGGAGAGACAGTGCGACGCCAGTGGGGCTTTGGTGTGAAGGTGTGACGACCGCAAACCGTGCATTGGGTGCCATCTGCTGCCCGGCAGCGACCTGTAGCCCCTCTTCATCCACCGGAACGGGGGTCAGCGTCATGCCCATTTGTTGCAGAGCGTATCGACCAGGAAAATAACCGGGATTTTCATACCAACCGCTGTCGCCTGTCCGTAAAACGGTACGACACAGCAGTTCCAGCGCTCCCTGATAGCCGGTGGTAATAAAGACCTGTTCCGGCGCGCAGGCGATCCCACGGGAAATGCCCAGATAGGTAGCGATGGCTTCCCGTAGCGGTGCGTATCCGGCAGGATCGGGATAATTCATCATCGTAGCCTCAATCATCCGCAGCGTTTGCCCCGACAGGCGAGACCATATTTTACGCGGGAATGCATCAAGCGCCGGTACACCTGGCTGAAACGGTAAAATATCCCCCGTCTGGCGCACCTGATAAGGCTGCTCACCTGAGGTTCTGTGCTGCGGCGGGTTTCCGGCGTTCGGCAGCCTCGCCAGTTGGGGCGAGACCCGGGTGCCCGCCGCGCCTTTCGTCACCAGGTAGCCCTCGCTAACCAGCATCTGATAAGCCATTTCCACCGTTCCCCGCGCGACGTGAAGCTCGCTGGCGAGATTGCGTATTGATGGAACACGCTCCCCCGGGCTCAGCCGGCCGGTCGTGATCGCGTCGCGATAGCGCTGATAAAGCTGCAAATAGAGTGGTGTGTCAGGCTGCCAACTGGATTTCAGCATCTGTGCTTTCACGTCATTTGTCCTGGTGATTTAGATAATTCTTGTCACTGTAGCATGGGTCATGTCGGCGATATATTGCAGCCATCAGACAGGGGGAACGAATGGCGACATTTGAACTATACAAGGTTGAAAGCGAACTGGCGCTCCATGCTGCGTACACATTAATGCGCGAGTTGCGACCGCACCTGACCGATGCCGCGAGCTTTATCGCGCGCGTCCATCGTCAGGCTGAACAAGGGTATTGCTTGCAAGGCGTCTGGCAGGATCAACAGCTCCTGGCCCTGGCGGGCTATCGGGTTGCGGAAAATCTGCTGTACGGGCGCTTTCTGTACGTTGATGACCTTGTGACTGCACCCTGTGCCCGCAGCCACGGACTGGGGGCGAAATTAATCGATGCCCTGCGCGCAGAGGCGCGCGATCAGAATTGTACTCACCTGGTGCTGGATACCGCTTTAGGCAATGCGCTGGGACAACGTTTTTACTATCGACAGGGATTGCTGGCGGCAGGCATGCACTTTCGTCAGACCCTGGCATGACGTTTTTTAATAACCGGAGATAACCTGATGAGCACCCCACAACGTTTACCCTATTTCACCCTTTCCCCGGAGGCCTATAACGGGTTTGCTGCGACCAAAAAAGCGCTGAGTAAAAGCAGTCTCGGGAAAGCGCTGATAGAGTTGGTCTGGCTGCGGATCTCGCAGATTAACGGCTGCGCATTTTGTCTTGAAATGCACGCCAAAGCCCTGCGCGCCGACGGTGAAAGCGCTGCACGACTGGATAGCCTGGCGGGATGGCGCGTCAGCGAATTATTCAGCGAACGTGAGCGTGTCGCCCTTGCGTGGGCGGAGTCTCTGACGCACGTAGATAAAACGCATGCGCCTGATGATGATTATATTCCTCTGCAGGCGCATTTCAGCGAAGCTGAAATTTCCGACCTGACCTTTGCGATCGCGCTGATGAGCGCCTTTAACCGTCTGGCGATCGGCATGCGTCAGTAATCATGACGTCCGGCTCAGGGATGCGCCGGAACGGTGAATATTCAGCATATTGCTTATGCCCCGCGCCTGTTCGCAGGAATTCAGGCTGCTCCCCCGGAGGCGAGTATGGCCAGCTCCGACACGCCTTCACTCATTATGTCGCTGTCCTGCAGAAGATGTTGAATATTCACCCAGCGGGCTTCACTTACGTCATCGGCTGCAACTGGCTCGCCACTCACGTACCGGCATTGTATTGCAACCATAACGTAGTGCGTGCTCACATCGCCGTTATCATCTTTAGCAATCGCGTCCACCACCGTGAGTATCCGCTCCGGGTCTGCCACGATACCCGTTTCTTCATAAAGCTCACGTTGAGCGGCGGCGAGTGATGTTTCGCCGATCTCCGTTTTCCCACCGGGAAAGCCCCACATACCGGCGTCCGGCGGGTTATTCCGTTTTACCAGCAGAACGTGTTTTTCACGCACCACCACAGCCAGGACAGCGGCAATGGGTCTGGCCGACGGTATCGGATACATGTGGTACTCCTTTGCAAGAAATATCGGCGGTGGAGATGTCCCAACCGCATGAAGATCGCTGTTAATAACCCCTGTATCCACTTTTCGCCAATTTTTCAAAATATAAACACCTGTACGTTAATTATTAACGACACAGCGTCTCATATTTTATCTGTCATAACGGAGAACTTATCTTCCCCGGGCTTTTTCACCCGTTAGCGTTAATACCGTACTGGTTATAATGGCGACGGCCTTACCATCTTCGCGAGATATTTCACATCGGTAATGACTGATCGTTTTGCCACGATGCTCAGCATGTGCGGTAGCTAATAAACGCGAACGCCAGACAGGACGAAGAAAAGTGGCATTAAGGTCTATCGTTGTAAAACTTTCATTCTTCTGCATTAAAGTGGAGTGCGCGGTTCCTATTGCAGCGTCTGCCAGTTCGCATAATAAGCCGCCATGGACAGTGCCCTGCTGATTTCCATGACGTGCCGAATCGGCATCAAGCATCAGCGTCGCCTTTGCTTCGCCAATATCCACAATGCTGAAACCCAGCAGCCCTGAGATGGCTGTGGGATAATTCATATATGTTGTCATCGTATCGTCCAGTGTGCCTTGCAACTGGCGCTGTAAAAATTCGAGGACGGGTATATAAACGGACTTTTCTTTCATCATCATCTTCTAAATAAATGCCGTCACGACGGAAATAGAGCGGGGCAGCGCGATTATCTGCCCCCAATCAGAAATGTCTCTGCGATATAAAAGTTGCAGGTGAGACTTTTCCGGCAGGCCTTTCTCACTTTCGCACTGCGACTATCATTTCCAGCTCAACAGGCGCGCCGCGCGGTAATTCAGCTACGCCTACCGAAGTGCGGGCATGCGTGCCCCTTGCTCCAAGCCTCGCGACGAGCCGATCGGATGCTCCGTTCATTACCTGACTTTGCTGGATAAAACCGGGGGCAGAAGCAATATACCCTACGACTTTAATCACCTGGATAATATTAGCCTCGCCGCCTACGGCCTCACTCACTGCCGTAATACAGAGGTCTGCACAAAAAGCAGCGGCCTGTTGGGCGGCGGGAAGATCAATGTCCTGTCCCACTTTTCCTGAATAAAGTAGCGTTTCACCTTTGCGCGGGAGTTGCCCGCTCACATAAGCCAGCCCGTCATGGATGATGACGGGAACATAATTTCCACCCGGCTGATTTGTTATATGCTCAGTCATAATATCACCTGTATTTTACCGTTCCTGCATTCGGGATAACGTATTCACACATGGGTCAGAATACACGGCTGACAACCACCTGTGAGCGGGGATTATTTTTATATTCCAGACTGGGATGTTTCTGACTCAGGAAATATTCAGTCAGGTATCACCAGCGCACCACAATCACTGTCGGTAATGAAGGTAGCCAGTAATTCGGCAGGTTCCGTTTTACTGACGTTTTCGGCAAAAAGGTGTAATGCGCCAGGCGGCTCGAACCAGGTTTGCCCTGTTGTATAAGTTTCAGCCGCACCTCCTTCCATTTGCGAGCGCAACGTGCCTTTCAGGACAAACGCCAAAACCGAACCCGGATGACGATGCCGCGGTGTATAAGCGTCTGGCGGAAAGTCAACCACCGCTACGGTGATGGATTTGCCGGGAATGT
Above is a genomic segment from Kosakonia radicincitans DSM 16656 containing:
- a CDS encoding GNAT family N-acetyltransferase, which encodes MATFELYKVESELALHAAYTLMRELRPHLTDAASFIARVHRQAEQGYCLQGVWQDQQLLALAGYRVAENLLYGRFLYVDDLVTAPCARSHGLGAKLIDALRAEARDQNCTHLVLDTALGNALGQRFYYRQGLLAAGMHFRQTLA
- a CDS encoding PLP-dependent aminotransferase family protein translates to MKAQMLKSSWQPDTPLYLQLYQRYRDAITTGRLSPGERVPSIRNLASELHVARGTVEMAYQMLVSEGYLVTKGAAGTRVSPQLARLPNAGNPPQHRTSGEQPYQVRQTGDILPFQPGVPALDAFPRKIWSRLSGQTLRMIEATMMNYPDPAGYAPLREAIATYLGISRGIACAPEQVFITTGYQGALELLCRTVLRTGDSGWYENPGYFPGRYALQQMGMTLTPVPVDEEGLQVAAGQQMAPNARFAVVTPSHQSPTGVALSLPRRLALLAWANQKDAWIIEDDYDSEFRYHGHPLPALKSLDHEQRVLYTGTFSKVLFPGLRLAYLVVPPALQQTFHEAVNHWPGPGSILPQAMVAAFMQQGHFVRHLRKMRQLYAVRRGYLVEALESIIGSSLRIQPQAGGIQVLAWLNEHQCDKTLATAARAAGLGVRALSEWEAGTRQQNGLLMGFTSFTSAEEAQAAVKRLAALLAP
- a CDS encoding cupin domain-containing protein, which encodes MFTQPDSSFSQRKTLLHFSPFRRLIIIAAAGAALLFAGDIAFVYHSGASAPAMHHNDQHALTGLQMSGMSGAMDTARPETSIRPVSCETLQDIPGKSITVAVVDFPPDAYTPRHRHPGSVLAFVLKGTLRSQMEGGAAETYTTGQTWFEPPGALHLFAENVSKTEPAELLATFITDSDCGALVIPD
- a CDS encoding RidA family protein → MTEHITNQPGGNYVPVIIHDGLAYVSGQLPRKGETLLYSGKVGQDIDLPAAQQAAAFCADLCITAVSEAVGGEANIIQVIKVVGYIASAPGFIQQSQVMNGASDRLVARLGARGTHARTSVGVAELPRGAPVELEMIVAVRK
- a CDS encoding PaaI family thioesterase, with translation MMMKEKSVYIPVLEFLQRQLQGTLDDTMTTYMNYPTAISGLLGFSIVDIGEAKATLMLDADSARHGNQQGTVHGGLLCELADAAIGTAHSTLMQKNESFTTIDLNATFLRPVWRSRLLATAHAEHRGKTISHYRCEISREDGKAVAIITSTVLTLTGEKARGR
- a CDS encoding carboxymuconolactone decarboxylase family protein, coding for MSTPQRLPYFTLSPEAYNGFAATKKALSKSSLGKALIELVWLRISQINGCAFCLEMHAKALRADGESAARLDSLAGWRVSELFSERERVALAWAESLTHVDKTHAPDDDYIPLQAHFSEAEISDLTFAIALMSAFNRLAIGMRQ
- a CDS encoding NUDIX hydrolase gives rise to the protein MYPIPSARPIAAVLAVVVREKHVLLVKRNNPPDAGMWGFPGGKTEIGETSLAAAQRELYEETGIVADPERILTVVDAIAKDDNGDVSTHYVMVAIQCRYVSGEPVAADDVSEARWVNIQHLLQDSDIMSEGVSELAILASGGAA